The proteins below are encoded in one region of Mus caroli chromosome 10, CAROLI_EIJ_v1.1, whole genome shotgun sequence:
- the Pip4k2c gene encoding phosphatidylinositol 5-phosphate 4-kinase type-2 gamma isoform X2, with product MLLPDDFKASSKIKVNNHFFHRENLPSHFKFKEYCPQVFRNLRDRFAIDDHDYLVSLTRSPPSETEGSDGRFLISYDRTLVIKEVSSEDIADMHSNLSNYHQYIVKCHGNTLLPQFLGMYRVSVENEDSYMLVMRNMFSHRLPVHRKYDLKGSLVSREASDKEKVKELPTLKDMDFLNKNQKVYIGEEEKKVFLEKLKRDVEFLVQLKIMDYSLLLGIHDIIRGSEPEEEGPVREEESEWDGDCNLAGPPALVGSYGTSPEGIGGYIHSHRPLGPGEFESFIDVYAIRSAEGAPQKEVYFMGLIDILTQYDAKKKAAHAAKTVKHGAGAEISTVHPEQYAKRFLDFIANIFA from the exons AGAAAATCTTCCCAGTCATTTCAAGTTCAAGGAGTATTGTCCCCAGGTCTTCAGGAACCTGCGAGATCGGTTTGCCATCGATGATCACGATTACTTG GTGTCCCTTACTCGAAGCCCCCCAAGTGAAACTGAAGGCAGTGATGGCCGCTTCCTTATCTCCTATGACCGCACTCTGGTCATCAAGGAAGTGTCGAGCGAGGACATTGCGGATATGCACAGCAACCTCTCCAACTACCACCAG TACATAGTGAAATGTCATGGCAACACGCTTCTGCCCCAGTTCCTGGGCATGTACCGAGTCAGTGTAGaaaatgaagacagctacatgCTCGTGATGCGCAATATGTTTAGTCATCGTCTTCCTGTGCATAGGAAGTACGACCTCAAG GGCTCTCTAGTGTCCCGGGAAGCCAGCGATAAGGAAAAG GTTAAAGAACTGCCAACACTGAAGGATATGGACTTTCTTAACAAGAACCAGAAAGTGTATATtggtgaagaagaaaagaaagtattccTGGAGAAGCTGAAGCGAGATGTGGAG TTTCTAGTGCAGCTGAAGATCATGGACTACAGCCTTCTGTTGGGCATCCACGACATCATCCGGGGCTCTGAACCCGAGGAAGAGGGGCCTGTGAGGGAGGAGGAGTCCGAGTGGGATGGGGACTGTAACCTGGCTGGACCTCCCGCCCTGGTGGGCTCCTATGGTACCTCCCCTGAGGGTATCGGAGGCTACATCCATTCCCACCGGCCCCTGGGCCCAGGAGAGTTTGAGTCCTTCATCGATGTCTATGCTATCCGGAGTGCGGAGG GGGCCCCCCAGAAGGAGGTGTATTTCATGGGCCTCATTGACATTCTGACACAGTATGATGCCAAGAAGAAAGCAGCTCACGCAGCCAAGACTGTCAAGCACGGG GCGGGGGCAGAGATCTCCACTGTCCATCCTGAGCAGTATGCTAAGCGATTCCTGGACTTTATTGCCAACATCTTTGCCTAA